In Fusobacterium perfoetens ATCC 29250, a single genomic region encodes these proteins:
- a CDS encoding cation-translocating P-type ATPase, with protein MKKYFNQSTEEILQNLQVTKKGLTSTQVEENLKKFGPNQLEEGEKESALSIFISQFKDILVIILIIAGLISMFTGNFESSIVIFVVITMNAILGTVQHIRAESSLESLKNLSSPKTHVIRNGEKIEINSKNVVVGDIIQLEAGDIVPADARIIESFSLKSNESSLTGESESVEKSSEIIEKEDLPLGDQKNMIFSGSLITYGRGTAVVVKTGMSTEIGKIATLMKDTKENLTPLQISLDNFGKNLSISILVLCGVVFGTNIYHGVTILESLLFAVALAVAAIPEALNPIVTIVLAIGTQKMSKENAIIKKLKAVEGLGSVSIICSDKTGTLTQNKMTVKKIFVDGKVIDSENINLENNFEFNLIKYSCLCSDAISSNGAEIGDPTETALTTLAYKLGIKELDLRNEYKRLSEIPFDSDRKLMSVLCNIDNKNIMITKGALDVILKRTKYILSNGITREITEKDIEVIEKTNFEMSNNGLRVLAFVVKEFDEYKNLEYSDETNFTFVGLISMIDPPRIESKQAVSDCIKAGIKPIMITGDHKITASAIAREIGILRDGDKAIEGIELEKLSDEEFEKEIENISVYARVSPSDKIRIVSMWQKKGNICAMTGDGVNDAPALKKADIGIAMGITGTEVSKDAASMILTDDNFSTIIKAVATGRNIYSNIKNSIKFLLSGNLAGIISVFYASVLNLPMPFAPVHLLFINLVTDSLPAIAIGMEPGNDRILEEKPRDINEPILTKELGTKILLQGGLITIFVLYGFYQGLKYSPEVGMTMAFAILCLARLFHGFNCRTNSSIIKLGFMSNIFSVFAFLIGTILLTLILTIPSLGKFFETTPLNMTQLGMIYLLAFIPTIIIQIVKYIKYDLSK; from the coding sequence ATGAAGAAATATTTCAATCAAAGTACTGAAGAGATACTTCAAAATCTTCAAGTAACTAAAAAAGGACTAACTTCGACACAAGTAGAAGAAAACCTAAAAAAGTTTGGTCCTAACCAATTAGAGGAAGGAGAAAAAGAGAGTGCTCTTTCAATTTTTATTTCTCAATTTAAAGATATTTTAGTTATTATTCTTATTATTGCAGGATTAATTTCCATGTTTACAGGGAATTTTGAAAGTTCTATAGTAATATTTGTTGTTATTACTATGAATGCTATTTTAGGAACTGTTCAACATATAAGAGCTGAATCATCATTAGAAAGCCTTAAAAATTTATCTTCTCCTAAGACTCATGTTATTAGAAATGGAGAAAAAATAGAAATAAATTCTAAAAATGTAGTTGTTGGAGATATTATACAATTAGAAGCTGGAGATATAGTTCCTGCTGATGCTAGAATTATCGAATCATTTTCATTAAAATCTAATGAAAGTTCTCTTACAGGAGAATCTGAAAGTGTTGAAAAAAGTAGTGAAATTATTGAAAAAGAAGATTTACCTTTAGGTGACCAAAAAAATATGATTTTTTCTGGAAGTTTAATTACTTATGGAAGAGGTACAGCTGTTGTAGTTAAAACAGGAATGTCAACTGAAATTGGAAAAATAGCAACTCTTATGAAAGATACAAAAGAAAATTTAACCCCATTACAAATTTCTCTTGATAATTTTGGTAAAAATCTTTCAATTTCAATATTAGTACTTTGTGGAGTTGTATTTGGAACTAATATTTATCATGGAGTTACAATACTAGAATCTTTACTATTTGCTGTTGCCTTAGCTGTAGCTGCTATTCCAGAAGCTTTAAATCCAATAGTTACTATTGTTCTAGCTATTGGTACTCAAAAAATGTCTAAAGAAAATGCAATAATAAAAAAATTGAAAGCTGTTGAAGGATTAGGTTCAGTTTCTATAATTTGTTCTGATAAAACAGGAACTCTTACTCAAAACAAAATGACTGTTAAAAAGATTTTTGTTGATGGAAAAGTTATTGATAGTGAAAATATAAATTTAGAAAATAATTTTGAATTTAATTTAATAAAATATTCTTGTTTATGTAGTGATGCTATAAGTAGTAATGGAGCCGAAATAGGAGACCCTACAGAAACTGCTCTTACTACATTAGCATATAAATTAGGAATCAAAGAATTAGATTTAAGAAATGAATATAAAAGATTATCTGAAATTCCTTTTGATTCTGATAGAAAACTTATGTCTGTTCTTTGTAATATAGATAATAAAAATATTATGATTACAAAAGGAGCTTTGGATGTTATTTTAAAAAGAACAAAATATATCCTTTCTAATGGTATTACTAGAGAAATAACTGAAAAAGATATAGAAGTTATTGAAAAAACTAATTTTGAAATGTCTAATAACGGACTAAGGGTTCTTGCTTTTGTTGTTAAAGAATTTGATGAATATAAAAATTTAGAATATTCAGATGAAACTAACTTTACTTTTGTAGGATTAATTTCTATGATTGATCCTCCAAGAATTGAATCAAAACAAGCTGTTTCTGATTGTATAAAAGCTGGTATAAAACCTATAATGATTACAGGAGATCACAAAATTACAGCTTCTGCTATTGCTAGGGAAATTGGAATACTTAGAGATGGTGATAAAGCTATTGAAGGAATTGAACTTGAAAAACTTTCTGATGAAGAATTCGAAAAAGAAATTGAAAATATATCTGTTTATGCTAGAGTTTCTCCTTCTGATAAAATTAGAATCGTTTCTATGTGGCAAAAAAAAGGAAATATTTGTGCTATGACTGGTGATGGAGTTAATGATGCTCCAGCTCTTAAAAAAGCTGATATTGGAATTGCCATGGGAATTACTGGAACTGAAGTTTCAAAAGATGCTGCTTCTATGATATTAACTGATGATAATTTCTCAACAATTATAAAAGCTGTAGCTACAGGTAGAAATATTTATTCTAATATTAAAAATTCTATTAAATTTTTATTATCAGGAAATTTGGCTGGTATTATTTCTGTTTTTTATGCTTCTGTGTTAAATTTACCAATGCCTTTTGCACCTGTACATCTTTTATTTATAAATCTTGTTACTGATAGTTTACCTGCAATAGCTATTGGAATGGAACCTGGAAATGATAGAATTCTAGAAGAAAAACCTAGAGATATAAATGAACCTATACTTACAAAAGAATTAGGTACTAAAATCTTATTACAAGGTGGACTTATTACTATATTTGTTTTATATGGTTTCTATCAAGGATTAAAATATTCTCCAGAAGTTGGAATGACTATGGCTTTTGCTATTCTTTGTTTAGCTAGATTATTCCATGGATTCAACTGTCGTACAAATAGTAGTATAATAAAATTAGGATTTATGTCTAATATATTTTCCGTTTTTGCTTTCCTTATAGGAACTATTTTACTTACTTTGATATTAACTATTCCTAGTTTAGGAAAATTCTTTGAAACTACTCCACTTAATATGACACAACTTGGAATGATTTATTTATTAGCTTTTATTCCTACAATTATAATTCAAATTGTAAAATATATTAAATA
- a CDS encoding AzlD domain-containing protein, translated as MNKNTFFLILGLTLVTFIPRFLPFKIMKNIKLSKRANLFLKAIPFSAIGALVLPDVFSSIPNNPIASYIGAFSALILSLMFKNYIYAVIGSIILVYISIILF; from the coding sequence ATGAATAAAAATACTTTTTTCTTAATTTTAGGTTTAACTTTAGTAACGTTTATTCCTAGATTTCTTCCCTTCAAAATTATGAAAAATATAAAACTTTCAAAGAGAGCTAATTTATTTTTAAAGGCTATTCCTTTTTCAGCTATAGGGGCATTAGTTTTACCAGATGTATTTTCATCTATTCCTAATAATCCCATTGCTTCATATATAGGAGCTTTTAGTGCTCTTATTCTTTCTTTAATGTTTAAAAATTATATTTATGCTGTTATCGGAAGTATTATATTAGTGTATATATCTATTATACTTTTTTAA